Within Malus domestica chromosome 04, GDT2T_hap1, the genomic segment gttAACTTCAAGAACCACGTCATCCAGGTTTGTCGTGGTATCCACTAAAGCGAAAGTGTGCGAGATAAAATGAACCAAATTTAAAATTCCATGTTTTTTGTTGCAGTGGTTTGAAGTTCTTGATGGGTTACTTGGCCCTTACTGGAAAGCCTTGGGGCTTGCTTTCAACTGCACTTTCCTCCTCTTTGGATCTGTCATCCAGCTTATTGCTTGTGCCAGGTgattatttttacttctctaTATTTTTTACTGTCAAATCCTGCAAATCTCACCTGGGTTTCGTCTGATTTTTACTGTTTTTTGACTGGGAGCAGTAACATATATTACATCAATGACAATTTGGACAAGAGGACCTGGACCTACATCTTCGGAGCTTGCTGTGCCACCACAGTTTTTATACCTTCTTTCCATAACTATCGGATTTGGTCTTTTCTCGGACTTGGAATGACCACTTACACAGCCTGGTATTTGACCATTGCAGCTGCTGTTCATGGCCAGGTAATAAATCGCTGGCCTAAACTTACGACATCTGTGATGGCACGTTAGTGGTAAAACATATCACGCACTACTAGCATATTACGAATTATCATGTGTATAATTAATGATTGATTTGAGATACCGTTACATTAGTTTGAGATGTTAGAACAACGGTATCTCAAACAAATGTCTTAGAAAAGTCACTATTATTTCCAACTTTACAAAATGCTTTATTTCTCTTTacgtttttggtaaaaataaaagggaaagTTATATGCTTTTTCGTGAAATTGCTGTGCAGGATGAAGGTGTGACACACACAGCTCCAACAAAGCTAGTGCTGTATTTCACCGGAGCCACCAACATACTATACACGTTCGGTGGGCATGCTGTTACTGTGTAAGCTTTTTCCTCCTATTTTTTTACCCTTCCCTCCTACTGTTTCACTTGTTTCTACACGGCTTCTCTCTGCAGCTTTTGCCGGCATCTCGGTTTTCGAGATCCACAGACAAAATCATCCTATCTAATCTTTTGGTTTGCTATTGGATAAACAACTTTTTTATTTACCCCCCACCCCAACCCAAATCCCCATTTTCTCTAGGAAAATTGCAACGGAAATTAATTGGTCCCTACCTACTTTACCAATAGAGAATCCATGCTCCATTGTTCAACAAGGTGTTTTAAACGGTTGTAATTAACGGAAAGGGATATTCGAATTTGAGTACTCTAAACTGTCTaattaaagaaaatgaaaattcgAACTTAAAGGCAACTAACTGGTCGATCACACTGTTCTACTAGCTCAAGTGACCAATCATGTTTCAAAGTTTTTGGTTATTTGTCATATAGTATTATTTTAAGATAGAGATTAGGAAATTTGATTATTTAGTTGCATAACAGCTATAGAAAGATGTGACCTTGGGGGGGCCTTTGGTcaattttcttggtttttattttttaaaattatgttCACCTATGTGCATGTTGACcttttaatattaataaaattagagTAAAAGTATTAGTGAAATCTGAATCCTTTTTAATGTGAAGGGAATCTGATCAGTGAATTGTGGGgggatttttacttttatttttgcaGGGAAATTATGCATGCCATGTGGAAGCCACAGAAATTCAAGTACATTTACTTGTATGCCACATTGTACGTTTTCACACTAACAATTCCTTCTGCTACCTCTGTCTACTGGGCTTTTGGTGACGAGCTTCTCAACCACTCCAacgctttctctctcctccccaaGAACGGCTGGCGCGACGCCGCCGTCATACTCATGCTCATCCACCAGGTTCGACCTCAATCATTCCATACACTAATTCTTCAAAGAAAATGATTTCCGCACATGCATGTTTGTTACAATCCTTTGGTTTCAATTCAAAGGCCAGAAAAAGGCGTGTGCGGGGATATAAAAAAGGTGCACGGAAATAACTTGCCTTGCATTGAGCTGACATTATTTTATTTGGGGGGTTAACTGTTTTGCAGTTTATAACATTTGGGTTTGCATGTACACCATTGTACTTTGTGTGGGAGAAGGTGATTGGCATGCATGACACAAAGAGCATTTGCTTGAGGGCACTTGCTAGGCTTCCGGTTGTGATCCCAATTTGGTTCTTGGCTATAATCTTCCCCTTCTTTGGGCCCATCAACTCTGCCGTTGGGGCTCTCTTGGTTAGCTTCACTGTCTATATCATCCCATCTCTAGCTCATATGCTCACCTACAGAAAAGCCTCTGCCAGACAGGTAAATATATCCTCCTAATGGCAACTCCAATTGGTCATGTCACGTTATGTTACTGTCACAGACAAGTTCGGATTCCGTTGAACTTGTAACCCTTGGTTATCATGTAAGGTCACGTAGTCGTACCATCACGCGCGAGTGATTAGGTTCTCTGTCTAGTGGCAACACTTGTAGTTACCTCCAGTGAGTTGATGACATATCGTGATTGATCATGTCACGGTAAACCTAGGTTATAATGTCACTGTTATGTAGTGCTACTATCACAAGGCGAATAATTAAGTGGTTTGTCTAGTGGCGACTAGTAGTTATCTTGATTGAGAGGGGGTATATTAGTCATTGTAGTTTTGAGTGGGCACCTCCACCAGGACACACGATGGGGATACCCACATTTCAGTAGTTGCAGTGGGGATGAGAGGGGCAGCAAGTGTACAAAGATCATTTAATACTTGGATTTGGAAATGTTAGGAGAAGAATTGAGATAGGTGGGCGGTCCCTTTCGTTTAGTTATATGCTACAGTTGGGAGAGTTGTACCTCTGCCTTCCGATGAGCTGTTTGATTGATTAGgtctttttttcttgaatttggaTGGGGACGTCCGATTCAATTTGAGTATTCTGGATTGCTTGGTCTTTAGGCTCCGGACAATGAAATCCATAGTGGTTCTCTGT encodes:
- the LOC103433653 gene encoding auxin transporter-like protein 2 — protein: MLAQKQAEEAIVSNDHEGKEEHLQENDEENTSMFNVKNFLWHGGSVWDAWFSCASNQVAQVLLTLPYSFSQLGLLSGILLQIFYGIVGSWTAYLISVLYMEYRSRKEKENVNFKNHVIQWFEVLDGLLGPYWKALGLAFNCTFLLFGSVIQLIACASNIYYINDNLDKRTWTYIFGACCATTVFIPSFHNYRIWSFLGLGMTTYTAWYLTIAAAVHGQDEGVTHTAPTKLVLYFTGATNILYTFGGHAVTVEIMHAMWKPQKFKYIYLYATLYVFTLTIPSATSVYWAFGDELLNHSNAFSLLPKNGWRDAAVILMLIHQFITFGFACTPLYFVWEKVIGMHDTKSICLRALARLPVVIPIWFLAIIFPFFGPINSAVGALLVSFTVYIIPSLAHMLTYRKASARQNAAEKPPFFLRSWTAMYVINSFIVVWVLVIGFGFGGWASMTNFVRQVDTFGLFAKCYQCKPPKPPLAAAAPPHH